From Cydia splendana chromosome 4, ilCydSple1.2, whole genome shotgun sequence, one genomic window encodes:
- the LOC134789522 gene encoding visual pigment-like receptor peropsin — MAEPSRALAPLFPPLALAAGLACGAGAAALANCAVLSALLARSINGLSAIIIQLAVADLLLLVTTIGPEMWSYNYRSWIFGNGGCVAYQGLNVFASTASLYLVTTIALHAIATVNLEVKAARWKAKRSTQEEDEEIRSSRHSLVAASSDTSTPPRTMNVDYRRLTDTKILVTRPSMLVWILSASLSVPEFTLATTVPLENDTIVCTLIDSNHRFYMHSLIALFNLFLPIFIMSLAFGLIVVRLKARRTLSEISEEVVSALKLSLCLIIVFVVLCAPRSIVNAYSVYSIAEDMHDSESLIETVKHSLPTDTMTAVNLWFSATYLLALVLRPVLCIILLPCLKQKFTFRCRTSDEENV; from the exons ATGGCCGAGCCCTCGCGCGCGCTCGCGCCGCTCTTCCCGCCGCTCGCGCTGGCGGCTGGGCTGGCgtgcggcgccggcgccgctgcCCTCGCCAACTGCGCCGTCCTCTCTGCGCTCCTCGCCCGCTCCATAAACG GGCTCTCCGCAATTATAATACAGTTAGCCGTTGCGGACCTCCTCCTTCTCGTTACCACAATTGGGCCAGAAATGTGGTCCTACAACTACAGGTCATGGATTTTTGGGAACGGCGGTTGTGTTGCATACCAAGGACTCAACGTGTTTGCGTCGACGGCGTCCTTGTATTTAGTTACCACAATAGCGTTACACGCTATTGCTACGGTTAATCTAGAAGTAAAAGCAGCAAGGTGGAAAGCTAAGAGAAGCACTCAAGAAGAAGATGAAGAAATAAGATCATCTCGGCACAGTCTAGTAGCAGCCAGCAGCGACACCTCGACGCCCCCTCGTACGATGAACGTGGACTACCGCCGGCTTACTGACACCAAGATTTTAGTAACCCGGCCAAGTATGCTTGTTTGGATACTGTCTGCGTCCTTAAGTGTACCCGAGTTCACGCTGGCCACAACAGTCCCTTTAGAAAATGATACAATCGTATGCACTTTAATCGATTCTAATCACAGATTCTACATGCATTCATTGATTGCGCTATTCAATCTCTTCCTACCCATCTTTATTATGTCTTTGGCGTTTGGATTAATTGTTGTGCGGTTAAAGGCGCGAAGAACGCTAAGTGAGATTAGTGAAGAAGTGGTGTCTGCGTTAAAATTGTCTCTGTGCTTAATCATAGTGTTTGTCGTGTTGTGTGCGCCGCGATCAATTGTAAACGCGTACTCGGTATATTCTATCGCGGAAGATATGCACGACTCGGAATCTCTGATAGAGACAGTTAAGCATTCCCTGCCTACTGATACGATGACTGCTGTAAATCTATGGTTTAGTGCGACTTACTTACTTGCGCTAGTCTTACGACCTGTTTTGTGTATAATATTACTGCCATGTTTGAAACAAAAGTTTACATTTAGATGTCGAACAAGTGATGAAGAAAATGTTTAA